The following proteins are encoded in a genomic region of Nicotiana sylvestris chromosome 4, ASM39365v2, whole genome shotgun sequence:
- the LOC104230324 gene encoding putative transcription elongation factor SPT5 homolog 1: protein MAKRRRREVSDEEEEEEEVRYRRRAASQFFELEAVDTDDEEEDDEEQGEDDFIDDAEVVDSDSNENEDFAFRKRQVIHPQIGEEDEEEDIDEFERRIEERYGRKSRYKDEEDETEVVQQALLPTIKDSKLWMVKCAVGYEKEVAICLMQKQIDKAFNLKIKSVIALDHLQNYIYVEADKESHVREACKGMRHILLKNKIVLVPNSEMSNLLCVKGRDREFTKDCLVRLKTGNYKGDIAQIVDVDDIQRRVTVKLIPRIDYQDLVNKYEGNYKPKEVSSKICPQPRFWSASKAKALGISVKRSRDRITGDYFDIVDGKKFKDGFLYKLVSFKSISNKIQPTVDDLEKFHAAKERVDDEDINAEILSFSAMLAKNIKKNSFTAGDKVVVVNGDLIHIKGLVLKVEDDIVYFRPTNGDLPQNCLEIKSKDLTKLLEDNVSQVAYCEESVSLVSKTYNNKSRNRDETSGSIANFRPPPPKKGHGFGRARRDPLVNARIKIRQGPYHGMVGTIVEVRGSKVRVELEAQMNSVYVNRNQICENVNVEVNNSGSGLGGETPMYCATTPMHPLLTPTRDSAATPIHEGMRTPMPSRAWNGY from the coding sequence aggacGACGAAGAACAAGGCGaagatgattttattgatgatgctGAAGTCGTGGACTCCGATTCCAACGAAAACGAAGATTTTGCTTTTCGAAAACGTCAGGTTATTCATCCACAAATTGGAGAAGAAGACGAAGAGGAAGATATAGACGAATTTGAAAGGAGAATTGAAGAAAGGTATGGCCGAAAATCGAGATATAAAGACGAGGAAGATGAAACAGAGGTAGTTCAGCAAGCGCTTTTGCCTACAATTAAGGATTCTAAGTTATGGATGGTTAAATGCGCAGTTGGTTATGAAAAGGAAGTAGCAATATGCTTAATGCAGAAGCAAATTGACAAAGCTTTTAACTTGAAAATTAAATCGGTTATAGCACTCGATCATCTTCAGAATTATATATACGTAGAAGCAGATAAAGAATCTCATGTTAGGGAAGCATGCAAAGGGATGAGACATATTTTGCTGAAAAATAAGATTGTTTTAGTTCCAAATTCAGAGATGTCCAATTTGCTTTGTGTAAAAGGCCGAGATAGAGAATTTACTAAGGATTGTTTGGTGAGATTAAAAACTGGGAATTACAAAGGAGACATTGCTCAGATTGTGGACGTAGATGATATTCAGAGAAGGGTCACTGTAAAATTGATTCCAAGAATTGATTATCAGGATTTGGTTAACAAATATGAAGGTAATTATAAACCAAAGGAAGTTTCAAGTAAAATTTGTCCTCAACCAAGATTTTGGAGTGCTAGTAAAGCTAAAGCATTGGGCATTTCAGTGAAGCGTTCGAGGGATAGAATtactggggattattttgatatTGTAGATGGCAAGAAATTCAAAGATGGTTTCTTGTATAAATTAGTGTCGTTTAAGTCAATCAGTAATAAGATTCAGCCAACTGTAGATGATCTTGAAAAATTTCATGCAGCTAAGGAGAGAGTAGATGATGAAGACATTAATGCAGAAATTTTATCTTTTTCTGCtatgctagcaaagaatataaagaaaaattCCTTTACAGCAGGAGATAAAGTAGTAGTTGTCAATGGAGATTTAATACACATAAAGGGATTGGTTCTGAAAGTTGAGGATGATATTGTTTATTTCAGACCAACAAATGGAGATCTGCCTCAAAATTGTCTTGAAATCAAGAGCAAAGATTTGACCAAGCTACTTGAAGATAATGTTTCTCAGGTTGCATATTGTGAAGAATCAGTATCACTAGTTAGTAAAACTTATAACAACAAAAGTAGAAATAGGGATGAAACATCAGGATCAATAGCCAACTTTAGACCTCCACCTCCTAAAAAAGGACACGGATTTGGAAGAGCAAGGCGTGATCCATTGGTCAATGCGCGAATTAAAATCCGTCAAGGACCTTATCATGGGATGGTTGGAACCATTGTAGAGGTTAGAGGGAGTAAAGTTCGGGTAGAATTAGAGGCTCAAATGAACTCTGTTTATGTTAATCGCAATCAAATTTGTGAGAATGTGAACGTGGAAGTGAACAATTCTGGCTCTGGTTTAGGGGGTGAAACTCCTATGTATTGTGCAACAACTCCAATGCATCCATTGCTGACTCCAACAAGAGATTCTGCCGCAACACCTATTCATGAGGGAATGAGAACACCAATGCCAAGTAGAGCATGGAATGGTTACTAG